From a region of the Besnoitia besnoiti strain Bb-Ger1 chromosome I, whole genome shotgun sequence genome:
- a CDS encoding rhoptry protein ROP18 (encoded by transcript BESB_003440), with the protein MLDFRRQELGDVFVAHLIQELSRVTTISPEETQGSPWEEEAVSGSFWPNNEAVKVVSEFTGLHRTLKRGRLLGRGGFGVVYLARDVERQEEVVLKIAIDYEKPTKQRLLELRREAFFYRALKNVKSSSDARRRLRLMVPSDVVSVVRRPSALEYDDSNIWIPNLFMVMPKAETDLARVFTKLLVRFPQLWTSDVAQMARLHVTWAIIKVVANMHRRGMVHADVKLSNFVVMRDGRVLLGDFGTCQPVSYFGELPCTEGYIPPERPRLAQPIVYSFAIDAWQLGIAIYRLWCSVRPSQNEDIRGEVRFEQCTTGPPLQVQTLVRRFLDMSPESRLLPLQAVRSDEFRQIREDVKRALAAGGQLLLDRSKAHSANEEGAPEGEPTDSVGHASIASSDGG; encoded by the coding sequence ATGCTAGATTTTCGGAGACAGGAATTAGGCGACGTTTTTGTCGCCCACCTCATCCAAGAACTGTCACGAGTCACCACAATATCTCccgaagagacgcagggaAGCCCatgggaagaagaagccgtgTCAGGGTCGTTTTGGCCGAATAATGAAGCCGTCAAAGTCGTCTCAGAATTTACAGGGTTACACAGGACTTTGAAAAGAGGCCGTTTGCTTGGCCGAGGCGGATTTGGTGTTGTGTACCTGGCAAGAGATGTGGAGAGACAGGAAGAAGTTGTCTTGAAAATTGCGATTGATTATGAGAAGCCGACGAAACAGAGGCTTCTGGAACTCAGGAGGGAAGCCTTCTTTTACAGAGCGCTGAAAAACGTCAAGTCATCCAGTGACGCTCGGAGGCGTTTACGGCTAATGGTTCCAAGCGACGTCGTGAGCGTTGTACGACGTCCTTCGGCTCTAGAGTATGACGACTCCAACATTTGGATACCGAACCTCTTTATGGTGATGCCCAAGGCTGAAACCGAcctcgcgcgtgtcttcACAAAATTGCTCGTCCGCTTCCCACAGCTTTGGACTAGTGACGTCGCACAGATGGCGCGGCTTCATGTGACCTGGGCAATCATAAAGGTGGTAGCAAATATGCATCGCCGAGGTATGGTACATGCTGATGTCAAGCTGTCCAACTTTGTCGTTATGCGAGacggccgcgtcctcctggGCGACTTCGGCACATGCCAACCAGTTTCATACTTTGGGGAGTTACCGTGCACAGAGGGCTACATTCCTCCAGAGCGGCCACGGTTGGCGCAGCCTATCGTGTATTCCTTCGCAATCGATGCTTGGCAGCTTGGGATTGCGATCTACCGGCTTTGGTGTAGCGTGCGTCCCTCACAGAATGAGGACATCAGGGGCGAAGTACGTTTCGAACAGTGTACCACCGGACCTCCTTTGCAAGTCCAGACCCTCGTTCGACGGTTCCTGGATATGTCGCCGGAAAGTCGGTTGCTCCCGTTGCAAGCCGTGAGAAGCGATGAATTTCGACAGATCAGAGAAGACGTGAAGCGTGCCTTAGCTGCGGGGGggcagcttcttctcgaTCGAAGTAAAGCACACTCCGCCAACGAAGAAGGTGCTCCAGAGGGAGAGCCTACTGACTCCGTTGGGCACGCCTCGATAGCTTCGAGCGATGGTGGCTAG